A single window of Papaver somniferum cultivar HN1 unplaced genomic scaffold, ASM357369v1 unplaced-scaffold_139, whole genome shotgun sequence DNA harbors:
- the LOC113335194 gene encoding uncharacterized protein LOC113335194 encodes MATQGANEILVDHPLILVDHHPLLPQLKKNEQLSIPIEEMLAKFDRSSEHLWRPYQELICIHRVHEKLHKATEPSSYAPLMVSIGPFHRGKESLKAMEECKLHYMRNVLNRTREEHNFDSIQRVFKNCVESIGKMEEKIRQCYSETINLESKEFIEMMVVDGLFIIGIFHALTGTKLVDDKFLFHNIWGKNTLLWDLLLMENQIPIFVLERLFSLTADHKNHPKGMSFQGVALNSFKDNIELPRKINTITKLKLASLGEDVTLLRNQGIITHTLGTDEDVCNIFNKLCSDIYLKDDYYADIHKRVNIYYCDRWNFCKATLRRTYFDNPWAGIYLVAATLFLILSLIGVIIRLLEYVKSKKAP; translated from the exons ATGGCGACTCAGGGTGCTAACGAAATTCTAGTTGATCATCCTCTAATTCTAGTTGATCATCATCCTCTACTGCCTCAACTAAAGAAAAATGAACAACTATCAATTCCAATTGAAGAAATGTTAGCAAAGTTTGACAGAAGTAGTGAGCATCTTTGGCGTCCTTATCAGGAGCTAATTTGCATACACAGAGTGCATGAAAAGCTTCACAAGGCGACGGAGCCTAGTTCATATGCTCCTTTAATGGTATCTATTGGTCCCTTTCACAGGGGAAAAGAATCCCTTAAAGCAATGGAAGAATGCAAGCTGCACTATATGAGAAACGTTCTAAACCGAACAAGAGAAGAGCATAATTTTGATTCAATACAAAGGGTATTCAAGAATTGCGTTGAATCTATTGGGAAGATGGAAGAAAAAATACGCCAGTGCTACTCGGAAACCATCAACCTCGAAAGCAAGGAATTTATAGAAATGATGGTGGTTGACGGTCTGTTCATCATCGGAATCTTCCATGCATTAACAGGAACGAAGCTGGTAGACGACAAGTTTTTATTTCATAACATTTGGGGGAAGAATACGCTTCTTTGGGATCTCTTGCTCATGGAAAACCAGATTCCTATATTTGTTCTCGAACGTTTGTTCAGCCTAACAGCAGATCATAAGAACCATCCAAAGGGCATGTCCTTTCAAGGGGTTGCGCTGAACTCTTTCAAAGACAATATTGAGTTGCCGAGAAAAATCAACACTATTACCAAGTTGAAACTAGCATCTCTGGGGGAAG ATGTCACATTGCTTCGTAATCAGGGAATCATTACTCATACTTTGGGTACCGATGAGGATGTATGTAACATCTTCAATAAGCTTTGTTCTGACATATATTTGAAAGACGACTACTACGCTGATATACATAAGAGAGTGAACATATATTACTGTGACCGTTGGAATTTCTGCAAAGCAACATTGAGGAGAACATATTTTGACAATCCATGGGCGGGTATTTATCTGGTCGCTGCAACTTTGTTTCTCATTCTTTCACTCATAGGGGTTATAATAAGGTTACTTGAGTACGTTAAATCTAAAAAGGCGCCCTGA